Genomic window (Chryseobacterium bernardetii):
TTCTCTGTTGCTTCTAAGGGATGGATATCTTAAAATTCCGTATTTGTTTTCCAAATCAGATATGGGGTGTTTTATTGACTTTTTAAGCTATTTTATTGTTGAAAATAAAATAAAGGCTCTCACTAGTTATCAGCAGGAACTTAATAAAGAAATTGAACATTCAAAAACATTTCCAAAGATCCATGAACGTGACTTTGAAAGAAGATATCTGTTTCATAAACAGCTGCTCCAGAACCTTCCTGAAGGATTTAATCCACATTATCAGGATGGAGACGGAGATTGTATGATGACATAAGCTAAGCGTATCAATTATCAATTATAAAGTAAAAAACCACTCAATAAAGATACTGAGTGGCTTTTTTATATTTAATGTCCAAATATATCTTTCAGACTTAGTTCTTTAAATACTCCCATTTTATTGACGGCTTCCATATCAAGATTCTCTTTCTTACCAATAATGGCCGTGTTAAAATCTACGGACTGAATTTCCGACTGATAAAACTGCTTGATGTCTTCAAATGTTAGTGCCTCAATTTGCTTAAAGATATCCTTCCTGAAATCATGATAGATTCCAAGTTTCTTTAACCTTAGAGTATTGAAAAATATATTGTTTCTGGTTATTCTGGTAGATGCAATCTGTTTTAAAGCAGCATTTTTAGCATTTTCAAACTGAGTGGTAACTTCAGGAAGCTCATTCATCAGCTCATTCATCGTATCAACAGCAATCATTAATTTATCCGGTTGTGTCCCGATATAAGTGGTAATATAATCAGGATGATTCAATTCCGCATTGGCAGCATAAGAAACATAAGCAGAATAGGCCAGACTTTTGCTCTCGCGGATCTCCTGGAAAACAATGGAAGATAATCCTCTTCCGAAATATTCATTAAACACATTTACCTTTCCGAAATTAGCAGGATTCACCATATTTCCCTTTCCAACCTTGCTCATTTCCATCTGAACCATATCGTAATCAATGAAATATACATTTCCGCCGGTAGCAGGTTCAGGATATTGTTTGGGCTCAGGAATCCGAAGGCTTTCCGTTTCGGTGTATTTACCAATATAGCCTTTAAATGCTTCAAAGTCTTTTCCGTAAAAGAAAATCTGATAAGGGAATTTGAACAGCTTCTTCATTCGGTCAGTGAATACTTCAGCTGTACTGCTTTCAAGTTCTTCCTTAGAAATGATGTCTGTAAAACGTGATGGGCTTCCCAATTTAGTATAATTAGTCAGCGCTGTCATAATGCGGTTTTTATCTTTTTTTACGGCCTGGCGGTTTTCCAGCACAGTTCCAACAAATTGACTATAAATTTCCTGATCAGGTTTTACATGGTACATCCATTGCTGAAGAAGAGCAATTCCTTTTTCAATATTCTCTTCCAGCCCGCTCAGGGAAATTAATAACTGGTCATTGGTTGTTTTAAAATCATTGCTGACTCCAATTTTGAAAAATTCCTTTTTCAGGTCTTCAGGAGAAAGTTCATCCGTTCCTAAATACTGAAGCAACTGAGTTGAAATTCCCAGGTCACGGTCATTATCACTTCCAAATGGGAAAATAAAATGAACCTGGGCAATATCATTATATTTATTCTTTACAAAACTCAATTTTTTTCCTTTGATCTCATCAGTTGATATCTCCTTTTGATAATCGATGAATTCAGGTTTAATATCCTCCGTTTTATCAGATAATATCTGCTTTAAAAATTCAGATTGTGCATCACGGTTAATCTTAACAGGAGTAATACCGGGATTATCAACCCGCAATAACTTATCATTAACTCCTTTTTCTTTATTAATAACAACATAGTTGTGCTTAAAGAAGTCATTGGCAAAACTGATAATGTCTTCCTTGGTAAAACTTGCATATTCATCCATTTCATTCAGTTCCTGTTCCCAGCTTCTTCCTTTTATATAAATATCATATAAGGTCGTGGCCAGGCCTTCCGCCGTTTCAAGACCTTTCATTCTCTGGAGTTTGAAGTCATTAATAATAGCTGGAAGCATCCAGTCCGGAAAATCCCCCTTCTTGATAAGCTCAATTTCCTCCAGGACCATATTGGCTGCTTCCTGCAGGGTTTGGGTCTCTTTTGGAACAGCAACAATAGAAAAATAACCATATTGTTTTAATCCTACAGAGAAAGCCTGTGCCCAAAGCATTTTCTGAGTCTGGTTGATATGGAGATCCAGTAAACCAGCTTCTCCTCTGTTGCTTAGAATATTCACAACAATATCAGCAAGCATGGCTTGTCTTGTTCCGAAGCTATCCGTTCTCCAGGCCAGCTGAACCCGTGGAGTAGTAGGGCTTTTTACAGTTCTTTCTACCACTTCTGTAATAGGTTGTTCTACAATTGGAGTCTTTTTGGAAAGCTCTCTGTAAGGAAGGGTGCCAAAATACCGGTCTACCAATTGAATTGTCTCTTCAAAATCAAGGTCACCAACCAATACCATAGCATAGTTATTAGGAACATAGTATTCATCAAAATACTTATGAATAGCCCTCATAGAAGGGTTTTTCAAATGTTCAGGCTTGCCCAGTGTAGTTTGTTGTCCGTTGGGATGAGTAG
Coding sequences:
- a CDS encoding M16 family metallopeptidase is translated as MNSYMTDRKYKETAHTDKNHYEYTTVTHDKNKVRIYTLKNGLKVFLAQNFDAPRIQTFIPVRTGSNNDPADNTGLAHYLEHMMFKGTSKIGTQNWEKEKILLDQISALYEEHKAEQDPEKKKDIYRKIDEISQEASQYAIANEYDKAISSLGATGTNAHTWFDETVYKNNIPNNELEKWLKIEKERFSEIVLRLFHTELESVYEEFNRAQDNDSRLVNYELMAALFPTHPNGQQTTLGKPEHLKNPSMRAIHKYFDEYYVPNNYAMVLVGDLDFEETIQLVDRYFGTLPYRELSKKTPIVEQPITEVVERTVKSPTTPRVQLAWRTDSFGTRQAMLADIVVNILSNRGEAGLLDLHINQTQKMLWAQAFSVGLKQYGYFSIVAVPKETQTLQEAANMVLEEIELIKKGDFPDWMLPAIINDFKLQRMKGLETAEGLATTLYDIYIKGRSWEQELNEMDEYASFTKEDIISFANDFFKHNYVVINKEKGVNDKLLRVDNPGITPVKINRDAQSEFLKQILSDKTEDIKPEFIDYQKEISTDEIKGKKLSFVKNKYNDIAQVHFIFPFGSDNDRDLGISTQLLQYLGTDELSPEDLKKEFFKIGVSNDFKTTNDQLLISLSGLEENIEKGIALLQQWMYHVKPDQEIYSQFVGTVLENRQAVKKDKNRIMTALTNYTKLGSPSRFTDIISKEELESSTAEVFTDRMKKLFKFPYQIFFYGKDFEAFKGYIGKYTETESLRIPEPKQYPEPATGGNVYFIDYDMVQMEMSKVGKGNMVNPANFGKVNVFNEYFGRGLSSIVFQEIRESKSLAYSAYVSYAANAELNHPDYITTYIGTQPDKLMIAVDTMNELMNELPEVTTQFENAKNAALKQIASTRITRNNIFFNTLRLKKLGIYHDFRKDIFKQIEALTFEDIKQFYQSEIQSVDFNTAIIGKKENLDMEAVNKMGVFKELSLKDIFGH